Genomic window (Enterobacteriaceae bacterium 4M9):
TCAGCTGCTGACGCTTCTCATCATAACGTTTAAGGCGAATCAACGGCTCAATCAGGCGTGAAGCCACCTGCGGGTTGCGGCTGTTAAGCTCAGTCAGCATTTCTACCAGGAACTGATAGCCGCTGCCATCGAGCGCGTGGAACGCCGCCGGATTGGCGCTGACAAATGCGCCAATCAGTGAACGCACGCGGTTGGGGTTACTCATGGAGAAGGAGCGATGGTTGAGCAGCTTGCGCACATTCACCAGCACGTCGTCTGCCGGGCTGGTGGCCTGCAACATCAGCCATTTGTCCATCACCAGACCATCCTGATGCCATTTTTCATCGTACTGCGCCATCAGCGCATCAGCGCACGGCAGTTCTGCGGCAACCGCCGCTGAGAGCGCCGCTATCGCGTCCGTCATGTTGTCCGCATCGCGATATTGCGCCGTCACCAGGGTTTCGGCCAGTTTCGGTTCATCAAAGGCCAGATAGCGCAGGCAGACGTTACGCAGCGCGCGCTTACCGATGTCGCCGTGATCGACACGGTAGGCATCCAGCGCCATCGCGTTATATACCGCCAGCAGTTCATCAGCGAGTTCATGCGCCAGCGCGCGGGTCAGCGCGTTGTACACAGCGGCAATCGCCAGCGGATCGATAATCTCAAACAGCTCGGCAATTTCACTTTGCGACGGCAATGTCATGATTTCGGCCGCCAGCGCCGGGTCGATATGCTCATCCAGCAGCACAGCGCGAAACGCATCTGCAACGTGCTGAGGAAGCGCTAGCGGCTGCCCTGCCTGCTGGCGCGCGACGTTAAGCTTAATGGCGGTCGCAAGCAGACTCTGCGCGGCATCCCAGCGGGAGAAGTCATTACGCGCATGGCGCATCAGGAACGTAAGCTGTGCGTCACTCCAGTTGTATTCAAGCTTCACCGGTGCTGAGAACTCACGCAGCAGTGACGGCACCGGCTGGAAGTAAACGTTGTCAAAAACAAACGTCTGCTCGGCCTGGGTAACATTCAGCACGTTGTGGACAGGATGACCGTTATGCTGCAACGGAATAACCTTGCCGTCGTTGTCGTAAAGCTCGATATCAAACGGAATATGCAGCGGCAGTTTTTCTGAACCGTCTGCTGTTGGCGGTGTGTGCTGGCTGACAGTGAGCGTGTACTGCTCGGTCTGCGGGTCATAATCATCCTGCACCGTCACAACTGGCGTACCGGACTGGCTGTACCAGCGGCGGAAATGGGACAAGTCGATATTGGACGCATCCTCCATGGCCTGCACAAAATCGTCGCAGGTGGCGGCGCTGCCGTCATGGCGCTCAAAGTAAAGCTGCATCCCTTTCTGGAAGTTTGCCTCGCCCAGCAGCGTATGCAGCATACGAATCACTTCTGCGCCCTTTTCATACACTGTCAGGGTGTAGAAGTTGTTCATCTCAATGACCATTTCCGGGCGAATCGGGTGCGCCATTGGGCTTGCGTCTTCAGCAAACTGCATACCGCGCATGGTACGCACGTTGCTGATGCGGTTAACCGCACGCGAACCAAGATCGGAGCTGAACTCCTGGTCGCGAAATACTGTCAGCCCTTCTTTGAGACTCAACTGGAACCAGTCACGGCAGGTGACGCGGTTGCCGGTCCAGTTGTGAAAATATTCGTGGCCAATCACCCGCTCAATATTCAGATAATCCTTATCCGTGGCGGTATCGGTACGCGCCAGCACAAATTTGGAGTTAAAGACGTTAAGGCCTTTGTTCTCCATTGCCCCCATGTTGAAGAAATCCACGGCGACAATCATATAAATGTCGAGGTCATACTCCAGACCAAAGCGGGTCTCGTCCCACTTCATGGAGTTTTTCAGCGACGTCATCGCCCAGTCAGCGCGATCGAGGTTGCCACGGTCAACGTACAGTTCCAGCGCCACGTCACGCCCGGAGCGGGTGGTGAAGGTATCGCGCAGCACGTCAAAATCACCGGCCACCAGCGCAAACAGGTAGCCTGGCTTCGGGAACGGGTCCTGCCACTGCATCCAGTGACGGCCATCGTCCAACTCGCCCTGTGCCACGCGGTTGCCGTTAGACAGTAAATAAGGGTAACGCGCTTTGTCGGCGGTGATTTTGGTGGTAAAACGCGCCAGCACGTCCGGGCGGTCCAGATACCAGGTAATATGACGAAAGCCTTCCGCTTCGCACTGGGTACATAGCGCCTCGCCAGACTGGTACAACCCTTCCAGCGCGGTATTTGCCGCCGGGCTGATTTCATTAACCACCGTCAGCGTGAAGCGGTCAGGCAGGTTATCAAGAACCAGCGCGCCCTCTTCCAGGCGGTAGCTTTGCCAGGGCGTGCCATCGACCTCCACAGCGATAAGCGTTAAATCCTCGCCGTCCAGGCGCAGCGCCGCGGTATGGTTACCCTGGCGCTGCACCCGGCTCACCGCAGTCACCGTGGTTTTGGCCGCATCCAGCTCAAAGGCCAGGTCTATATCTGTAATCGTATATTCCGGCGCTGTGTAATCGCGGCGGTATTTCGCTTGTGGCTGCTGTGTCATAAAAAAGCCTTCTGTATCGTCCGTAAGTCACGTCTGACAGTCTATTCCTGTTGCCGCCATGTTGCCACGGCGAATCGTCTGCTTGCGCAATGCGGCCCTGCGCCTGCTACATTCCTGCAACAGGCGGCACGAATTGCCCTCGACCCACAGCGGCGCTTGTGTTGTGATTCTGGTTTAATAAACCGATAATCAGGGTATACTCCCGCGTCTTTATCTGTATTAGCACTGACTGATGGAAACGCTCCTGTGAGAGGATGCCGCAACGCGCTATGACACGATACGCTTCCCCGATACTGCAAACCCTGCTCGATACGGACGCCTACAAGCTCCATATGCAGCAGGCGGTTTTTCACCACTATGATGATGTGAATGTCGCGGCGGAGTTTCGCTGCCGTGGTGACGATCTGCTGGGTATCTACGCTGACGCTATCCGCGAACAGGTCGAAGAGATGCGCCACCTCGCCCTGACGGACAGCGAATTCAGCTGGCTTTCTGTCCTGCCATTCTTTAAGGACGATTATCTGAACTGGCTGCGTCAGTTCCGTTATAACCCTGAGCAGGTCAAAATCAGCAACCAGCACGGCAAGCTGGATATTCGCCTGACCGGCCCGTGGCGTGAAGTCATTATGTGGGAAGTGCCGCTGCTCGCCGTCATCAGCGAAGTGGTGCACCGCTTCCGCTCGCCAGAAGCGAGTGTCGACATGGCGCTGGCGTCACTTGAAAGCAAATTGCAGGATTTCAGCAGAATCACTGCCAAACTCGACATGAGCCAGTTCCGTCTGATGGATTTCGGCACCCGCCGCCGCTTCTCGCGCGAGGTGCAGCAGGCCATTGTCGAGCGCCTGCAACAGGAGCCGTGGTTCATCGGCACCAGCAACTACGATCTGGCGCGCCGCCTGAACCTGACGCCGATGGGTACCCAGGCACACGAGTGGTTCCAGGCGCACCAGCAAATCAGCCCTGTGCTGGCCAACAGCCAGCGTGCAGCGCTGGAAGCCTGGCTTGCAGAATACCCTGACCAACTCGGTATCGCGCTGACTGACTGCATCACCATGGACGCGTTCCTGCGTGATTTTGGCCGCGAGTTCGCCACCCGCTATCAGGGGCTGCGCCACGACTCCGGCGACCCGGTTCAGTGGGGCGAAAAAGCCGTTGCCCATTACGAGAAGCTCGGTATTGATCCCCACAGCAAGACGCTGATTTTCTCCGATAACCTCGATTTCCAGAAAGCGGTCGATTTGTATCGCCACTTTGCTTCACGCATCCAGCTTGGTTTTGGTATTGGTACACGCCTGACCTGCGATATTCCCGGTGTTAAGCCGCTGAATATTGTGATTAAGCTCGTTGAATGTAACGGCAAGCCGGTGGCAAAACTCTCCGACAGCCCCGGCAAAACCATCTGTGAAGACAAAGCTTTTGTGCGCGCACTGCGTAAAGCCTTTGACCTGCCGCAGGTGCGCCGGGCAAGTTGACCTCCGGGCGCACGCGTTGCGCCCTTCCTTCCTGTCCCTTTTCTGTTTATCTGATGCGAATTCTGCTTGCCCGAGCGCATTTGGCAGGTAACATAGGTATCCCCCTGTTGCAGGGTAAACTTTTTATTTCCGGGATCCGCAGGCGGCCCCGCGTGCTAAACACGTGTGGCGCCGTAACATGCAGGCGTACCGGAATGTCATCACAGACCTTTTAAGAGAGAAAAATATGAGCGTTGTGCCTGTAGCTGACGTACTCCAGGGCCGCGTCGCCGTTGACAGTGAAGTCACCGTGCGCGGATGGGTACGCACACGTAGAGATTCTAAAGCCGGTATCTCCTTCCTCGCCGTTTATGACGGTTCCTGCTTTGATCCCGTACAGGCCGTCATTAATAATTCTCTGCCAAATTACAATGAAGACGTACTGCGTCTGACCACCGGTTGCTCCGTGATTGTGACCGGCACCGTTGTCGCTTCTCCGGGGCAGGGCCAGAGCTTCGAAATTCAGGCCACTCAGGTTGAAGTCGCTGGCTGGGTCGAGGATCCAGATACCTATCCGATGGCCGCTAAACGCCACAGCATTGAGTACCTGCGTGAAGTAGCACACCTGCGCCCGCGTACCAATATGATTGGTGCCGTTGCGCGCGTGCGCCACACGCTGGCACAGGCGCTGCATCGTTTCTTTGACGAGCAGGGCTTCTTCTGGGTCTCTACCCCGCTGATTACCGCCTCGGATACCGAAGGTGCGGGTGAAATGTTCCGCGTCTCAACGCTGGACATGGAAAACCTGCCGCGTAACGACCAGGGTAAAGTGGACTATGAGCAGGATTTCTTCGGCAAAGAAGCGTTCCTGACGGTCTCCGGCCAGCTCAATGGCGAAACCTATGCCTGTGCGCTGTCAAAGATTTATACCTTTGGTCCAACCTTTCGCGCGGAAAACTCCAACACCAGTCGCCACCTGGCAGAATTCTGGATGCTGGAGCCGGAAGTGGCGTTTGCTGACCTCAACGACGTTGCCTCACTGGCAGAAGCGATGCTCAAATATGTCTTCAAAGCGGTACTCGACGAGCGCCGTGACGACATGCAGTTCTTTGCCGAGCGCGTTGATAAAGAAGCCATTGAGCGCCTGGAGCGTTTTGTTGCCGCTGATTTTGCGCAGGTAGACTATACCGATGCGGTCGCCATCCTTGAGAAGTGCGGCGAGAAATTTGAAAACCCGGTTTACTGGGGCGTGGATCTCGCGTCTGAGCATGAGCGCTACCTGGCCGAGAAACACTTTAAGGCACCGGTGGTTGTAAAAAACTACCCGAAAGACATTAAAGCCTTCTATATGCGCCTTAACGAAGACGGTAAAACCGTCGCGGCAATGGACGTGCTGGCACCGGGCATCGGCGAAATCATCGGCGGCTCACAGCGTGAAGAGCGTCTGGACGTTCTGGATGCCCGTATGGTGGAAATGGGCCTAAATAAAGAAGACTACTGGTGGTATCGCGACCTGCGTCGTTACGGCACCGTACCGCACTCAGGCTTCGGGCTGGGCTTTGAGCGTCTGATTGCCTACGTGACGGGTGTACAAAACGTGCGTGACGTTATCCCCTTCCCGCGTACACCACGCAACGCCAGCTTCTAAGAGAAATATTTACCTTTCCAGGCCGACACATTGTCGGCCTTTTTTATGCCTGTCTGTTATTCCCCTCATCACTTCCGTGCTTCCCTGCTCTGACATTCAAGTTTTGTAAAAAGACCGCAGACTTTCAGGGCGTATACATTTATTTGTTTCAGCATTTATGACCAGATATTTCGCAAAAACAAACATATTTGATACACAACAAAGACAAAAGCAATCAATATTGCAACATTTCAACAGCACAAATAGCTTAACGCGATACATACTGCGTAGATGGATAAAATATGCCGATAAAACGTCATAAAGGCGCTGACTGTCCTCACGTATGTGACAATATTGCAATTAACTATAATAAATTCATATATCTAACAAACAACCCAATAAAATCCCCCTCCGAATGCGCGAAGTTTGAGA
Coding sequences:
- the pepN gene encoding aminopeptidase N — translated: MTQQPQAKYRRDYTAPEYTITDIDLAFELDAAKTTVTAVSRVQRQGNHTAALRLDGEDLTLIAVEVDGTPWQSYRLEEGALVLDNLPDRFTLTVVNEISPAANTALEGLYQSGEALCTQCEAEGFRHITWYLDRPDVLARFTTKITADKARYPYLLSNGNRVAQGELDDGRHWMQWQDPFPKPGYLFALVAGDFDVLRDTFTTRSGRDVALELYVDRGNLDRADWAMTSLKNSMKWDETRFGLEYDLDIYMIVAVDFFNMGAMENKGLNVFNSKFVLARTDTATDKDYLNIERVIGHEYFHNWTGNRVTCRDWFQLSLKEGLTVFRDQEFSSDLGSRAVNRISNVRTMRGMQFAEDASPMAHPIRPEMVIEMNNFYTLTVYEKGAEVIRMLHTLLGEANFQKGMQLYFERHDGSAATCDDFVQAMEDASNIDLSHFRRWYSQSGTPVVTVQDDYDPQTEQYTLTVSQHTPPTADGSEKLPLHIPFDIELYDNDGKVIPLQHNGHPVHNVLNVTQAEQTFVFDNVYFQPVPSLLREFSAPVKLEYNWSDAQLTFLMRHARNDFSRWDAAQSLLATAIKLNVARQQAGQPLALPQHVADAFRAVLLDEHIDPALAAEIMTLPSQSEIAELFEIIDPLAIAAVYNALTRALAHELADELLAVYNAMALDAYRVDHGDIGKRALRNVCLRYLAFDEPKLAETLVTAQYRDADNMTDAIAALSAAVAAELPCADALMAQYDEKWHQDGLVMDKWLMLQATSPADDVLVNVRKLLNHRSFSMSNPNRVRSLIGAFVSANPAAFHALDGSGYQFLVEMLTELNSRNPQVASRLIEPLIRLKRYDEKRQQLMRAALEQLKALPNLSGDLFEKVTKALA
- the asnS gene encoding asparagine--tRNA ligase; translated protein: MSVVPVADVLQGRVAVDSEVTVRGWVRTRRDSKAGISFLAVYDGSCFDPVQAVINNSLPNYNEDVLRLTTGCSVIVTGTVVASPGQGQSFEIQATQVEVAGWVEDPDTYPMAAKRHSIEYLREVAHLRPRTNMIGAVARVRHTLAQALHRFFDEQGFFWVSTPLITASDTEGAGEMFRVSTLDMENLPRNDQGKVDYEQDFFGKEAFLTVSGQLNGETYACALSKIYTFGPTFRAENSNTSRHLAEFWMLEPEVAFADLNDVASLAEAMLKYVFKAVLDERRDDMQFFAERVDKEAIERLERFVAADFAQVDYTDAVAILEKCGEKFENPVYWGVDLASEHERYLAEKHFKAPVVVKNYPKDIKAFYMRLNEDGKTVAAMDVLAPGIGEIIGGSQREERLDVLDARMVEMGLNKEDYWWYRDLRRYGTVPHSGFGLGFERLIAYVTGVQNVRDVIPFPRTPRNASF
- the pncB gene encoding nicotinate phosphoribosyltransferase, which codes for MTRYASPILQTLLDTDAYKLHMQQAVFHHYDDVNVAAEFRCRGDDLLGIYADAIREQVEEMRHLALTDSEFSWLSVLPFFKDDYLNWLRQFRYNPEQVKISNQHGKLDIRLTGPWREVIMWEVPLLAVISEVVHRFRSPEASVDMALASLESKLQDFSRITAKLDMSQFRLMDFGTRRRFSREVQQAIVERLQQEPWFIGTSNYDLARRLNLTPMGTQAHEWFQAHQQISPVLANSQRAALEAWLAEYPDQLGIALTDCITMDAFLRDFGREFATRYQGLRHDSGDPVQWGEKAVAHYEKLGIDPHSKTLIFSDNLDFQKAVDLYRHFASRIQLGFGIGTRLTCDIPGVKPLNIVIKLVECNGKPVAKLSDSPGKTICEDKAFVRALRKAFDLPQVRRAS